Part of the Priestia megaterium genome, CAAAAGGTTAACCAAGGATCATTAGTAGGAGATGAATATGCGAAGGAAATTAATCGCTCAAAGATGTTTCTTACATGCAATTCTATATATGAATATACGCTTATGAAATACTTTGAAGTACTTGGGTGTAACACCCTTTTATTGGCTCCTGCAACAAAAGAAACAGAGGATCTAGGAATTATAGATGGTGTTCATTTTGTGGCTGTTAACAGACTGAATTTCATGGAAAAAGCACAGTATTACCTCACTCACGAAACTGAAAGAATAGCTATTGCTCAAACCGGATATGAAATGGTTAGAACATATCATTCTTCGGAAGCAAGAGTTCGACAACTGCTTTCAAATATAACGAAACTGCTTTCATTGAGAAATTAAACCAAAAAAAGGAGTAACTTTATTGATGAAAATATCTGTTGTAATGCCTTTTTATAATTGCCCCTATATTGATCAAGCTATACAAAGTGTATTAAATCAAACCTATACTAATATTGAAATTTTAGTTGTTAGTGACGGTTCTACCGACTATTTAGAAAAAGTAACACCTTTTCTTGATAGAATACGGTTTATAGAAAAGGAAAATGGTGGAACTGCAAGTGCTTTAAATATGGGGATTCAAAATGCGACGGGAGATTATATCAGCTGGTTAAGCTCTGATGATATATTTTATCCTGAAAAAACAGAAATACAATTAAAAACAATGTTGCAAAAGAATTCATTTATTAGTTATACAAATTATGTTGCTATTAATGAGAAAAATGAATTTATAACTCCGCCGGTTGGAGAATATTTTCCTAATAGATTAGATTTTCTAAAAACTATGAAAGAAAGAAATATAATATGCGGTTGTACGATTCTTATTCATCGTAAAATTTTTTCGGAGATTGGCCTCTTTGATACTACTTTACCTTACACTCATGACTATGACCTCTGGCTTCGTATCCTTCAAAAGTATTCATTTGATTATTTGCCCTCTCCTTTGGTACAATATCGTGTTCACCCAAATATGGGAACAAAGAAATATGCTCTTGAAATTGAAAAAGAAATTAAATTTGTTCAGAAAAAGCATATAGATTCTATCAATGATGCAATTGTTAAACATATCAGTAATCAATAGGATTCTGGTTCAAAAAGCTCAGACATACAAACCATTATGAATATTACCTACTCTACGAGTAATTTTTATTTGGAATAAAAAATGAAGTATGAATCACGACCATTCTTTATACTGCTGTGTCTGCTGTTATATCACCATTTCTCACGGAATTATTAATATCAATACGTTTATAGCATTCTCAATCGACATATCAAGGTTCTTAGCAGACTCTATAATTTAGCGTAATACTATCACGTTAGTGTTAAAAAAATCTTTATGTTTCAGATTATTTTTATAAGTGTAATAACCTTCTTTTTCAAGTAACTGTGCATATTTTCTTTATCTCAGAGTGACAACTTTGTTTGTATCCCCTGATGTATCATCATACCTCCGCTATATCCTTGTCTATGCCATTTACTATGACAGAATAAACTTCTTTTAATTTATAAATCTCCAGAATAGTCTCTAAAAATGATTTTTTTAGAAAATATGTTAAAAATAGAGACTAAAACGACATTTGAAATATTGGAAGAAGTTGAATGGCTACGTGCGGAGAACGAATTATTAAAAAAGCTAAAAGCTTTACAAAGGAAGTGAAGAGAAAACATGGTATAGTCATTAATCATAAACGTGTATAC contains:
- a CDS encoding glycosyltransferase gives rise to the protein MKISVVMPFYNCPYIDQAIQSVLNQTYTNIEILVVSDGSTDYLEKVTPFLDRIRFIEKENGGTASALNMGIQNATGDYISWLSSDDIFYPEKTEIQLKTMLQKNSFISYTNYVAINEKNEFITPPVGEYFPNRLDFLKTMKERNIICGCTILIHRKIFSEIGLFDTTLPYTHDYDLWLRILQKYSFDYLPSPLVQYRVHPNMGTKKYALEIEKEIKFVQKKHIDSINDAIVKHISNQ
- a CDS encoding transposase codes for the protein MATCGERIIKKAKSFTKEVKRKHGIVINHKRVYCLMKELNIQAKFKENVVILENEKLKRPSQRMC